One segment of Acidianus sp. HS-5 DNA contains the following:
- a CDS encoding MFS transporter: MDYDLNYARKALYIMAPLAVMVMYTEGMLIPSLPSIEKEFSVTASQVSWVISIYLLSGIIMNPIAGKLGDIYGKKKILSIVIWIYAIGVTLTGFSPNFVALIIFRAIQGLGLAMFPLAFSLIREEFPPNLVPKAQGTISAMFGIGSAISLPIGAYISQTLGWQYTYHTVIPLVIILAILIFKEIRESRVRLQGYKIDYAGAGILGISLAGIIIGTTEAPSWGWTSLSTLTLLLSSMVLFAVFVIFESKVKYPLISITLLKRKNVLIANLAAVVAGFAIFMAYQSLTYLFEEPNPIGYNLDIFMTGLSLLPLALIQIVGAMSAGRSISLKGPKPVLVLGSAILIPAYFITSILVLNGSSTSIALIILISSISMLGAAYLNVSLINLLTFSVEREVMGIATSINTVFRLIGGSLGPAIAGSIMDTFTTAVKIPNTYITIDIPSDYSFSIIYTISGIVAIIMTVMALLSNNITYKRLETSK, translated from the coding sequence ATGGATTATGACCTAAATTATGCTAGAAAAGCCCTCTATATTATGGCACCTTTAGCAGTAATGGTAATGTATACAGAAGGAATGTTAATACCTTCTCTTCCATCAATAGAGAAGGAATTTAGCGTTACTGCGTCACAAGTAAGTTGGGTAATATCAATTTACTTGTTGAGCGGAATAATAATGAATCCTATAGCAGGAAAGCTTGGAGACATTTACGGTAAAAAAAAGATACTTAGCATAGTGATCTGGATTTATGCAATAGGAGTAACGTTAACGGGATTCTCTCCAAACTTCGTTGCTCTCATTATATTTAGGGCGATTCAAGGATTAGGATTGGCAATGTTTCCTTTAGCTTTCAGTTTAATAAGAGAAGAATTTCCTCCAAATTTGGTTCCTAAGGCTCAAGGTACTATAAGTGCAATGTTTGGTATAGGTAGTGCAATATCTCTGCCAATAGGAGCTTATATTTCGCAGACATTAGGGTGGCAATATACTTATCATACAGTGATTCCTTTAGTTATAATACTTGCAATACTCATTTTCAAAGAAATAAGGGAATCAAGAGTAAGGTTACAAGGGTATAAAATAGATTATGCAGGAGCAGGAATTCTTGGTATTTCACTGGCGGGAATAATAATAGGAACTACTGAAGCTCCAAGCTGGGGTTGGACTTCGTTAAGTACTTTAACTCTATTACTATCTTCTATGGTATTATTTGCAGTATTTGTAATTTTTGAAAGCAAAGTTAAGTATCCTCTAATTTCCATTACGTTATTAAAGAGGAAGAACGTTCTTATAGCCAATTTAGCTGCAGTAGTAGCAGGTTTTGCAATATTCATGGCATACCAATCCTTAACTTACTTATTTGAAGAACCAAACCCAATAGGATACAACCTTGATATATTCATGACAGGGTTGTCTTTACTTCCTCTGGCATTAATACAGATAGTAGGTGCAATGAGTGCAGGCAGAAGTATTTCGTTAAAGGGACCTAAGCCTGTCTTAGTTTTAGGATCGGCGATACTCATTCCTGCTTATTTTATAACTTCAATATTAGTTTTAAACGGGTCTTCTACATCAATAGCACTGATTATTCTGATTTCTTCGATTTCAATGCTTGGTGCTGCATATCTTAACGTTTCTCTAATAAATCTCCTTACTTTTTCAGTAGAGAGGGAAGTTATGGGAATCGCAACGTCAATAAATACGGTATTTAGATTAATAGGAGGAAGTTTAGGTCCAGCAATAGCAGGGTCAATAATGGATACTTTTACTACTGCAGTTAAGATTCCAAATACCTACATTACTATAGACATCCCTTCAGATTACTCATTTTCTATAATATATACGATCTCTGGGATTGTTGCAATCATCATGACAGTTATGGCTTTGCTTTCAAACAACATTACATATAAGAGACTTGAAACAAGTAAATGA